The Prunus persica cultivar Lovell chromosome G8, Prunus_persica_NCBIv2, whole genome shotgun sequence genome includes a region encoding these proteins:
- the LOC18767605 gene encoding pentatricopeptide repeat-containing protein At2g17033, with product MMLSLNQMGGIGSGQLSFSIALPWNPLRPLPPLTSPIQCAVTKQGQRFLTKLAANARDAKVTNKLIAKFLTSSTKSIALNTLSYLLSPDTTLPHLSSLALPFYSKITEASWFEWNPKLVAALVALLDKQGQHNEAEVLISETISKLGSRERELALFHCQLVESHSKLSSKHGFDSSYSYLYQLLHNSSSVYVKNRAFESMVSGLCEMDRPREADNLIEEMRVRGLKPSVFEFRSVVYGYGRLGLFEDMLKVVEQMENQGIAIDTICSNMVLSSYGAHSELAAMLVWLRKMKSLSLPFSIRTYNSVLNSCLTIMAMLQEPKDFPCSIEELNGVLNGDEALLVKELVESTVLDEVMVWEPLEAKLDLHGMHLGSAYLILLEWFEAMRCRFNSGKDVIPAEVVVICGSGKHSSVRGESPVKGLVKQMMLRMESPMRIDRKNVGCFVAKGRAVKDWLC from the exons ATGCGCAGTGACCAAACAAGGCCAACGCTTTCTCACCAAGCTTGCAGCCAATGCCAGGGACGCCAAGGTCACAAACAAGTTGATTGCCAAATTCCTCACTTCTTCTACCAAGTCCATTGCTCTCAACACTCTCTCCTATCTTCTCTCCCCTGATACCACTCTCCCCCATCTCTCTTCCCTCGCCCTCCCT TTCTACTCAAAAATCACAGAAGCGTCTTGGTTTGAATGGAATCCCAAGTTGGTAGCAGCCCTTGTTGCCCTGCTCGACAAACAAGGCCAGCACAACGAAGCAGAAGTTCTAATCTCTGAAACCATTTCCAAATTAGGCTCTAGGGAACGAGAGCTTGCTCTTTTTCATTGTCAGTTGGTTGAATCACACTCTAAGCTAAGTTCAAAGCATGGATTTGATAGTTCCTACAGTTACCTCTATCAGCTTCTTCATAATTCTTCCTCTGTTTATGTCAAAAACCGAGCTTTTGAATCAATGGTTAGTGGTTTATGTGAAATGGATCGACCTCGTGAAGCAGACAATTTGATTGAGGAGATGAGAGTTAGAGGACTCAAACCATCGGTTTTCGAGTTTAGGTCTGTGGTTTATGGATATGGAAGATTGGGACTGTTTGAAGATATGCTGAAAGTTGTGGAACAAATGGAGAACCAAGGGATTGCTATTGATACAATTTGTTCCAATATGGTTCTTTCATCGTATGGAGCTCATAGTGAGCTTGCTGCAATGCTTGTGTGGCtccgaaaaatgaaaagtttgaGTCTTCCTTTCTCTATTAGGACTTACAATTCGGTCTTGAATTCATGCCTTACGATCATGGCAATGCTGCAAGAACCGAAAGATTTTCCATGTTCGATTGAAGAATTGAATGGAGTTTTGAATGGTGATGAGGCTTTGTTGGTTAAAGAGTTAGTTGAATCAACAGTTTTGGATGAGGTGATGGTGTGGGAACCTTTGGAGGCCAAGTTGGATTTGCATGGCATGCATTTAGGTTCAgcttatttgattttgttggagTGGTTTGAGGCAATGCGATGCAGGTTCAACAGTGGGAAGGATGTGATCCCGGCAGAGGTTGTCGTCATCTGCGGGTCAGGAAAGCATAGCAGTGTTAGAGGGGAATCCCCAGTTAAAGGACTGGTTAAACAGATGATGCTTCGGATGGAAAGTCCGATGAGAATTGATCGGAAGAATGTTGGTTGTTTTGTTGCCAAGGGGAGAGCTGTGAAGGACTGGTTATGTTGA